From a region of the Alnus glutinosa chromosome 1, dhAlnGlut1.1, whole genome shotgun sequence genome:
- the LOC133867374 gene encoding paired amphipathic helix protein Sin3-like 4 produces MKRSRDDVYMASQLKRPVVSSRGESSGQPQMMGAGNTQKLTTNDALAYLKAVKDIFQDKRDKYDDFLEVMKDFKAQRIDTTGVIARVKELFKGHRDLILGFNTFLPKGYEITLPLDDEQPTPKKPVEFEEAISFVNKIKTRFQGDDHVYKSFLDILNMYRKENKSITEVYQEVAALFQDHPDLLEEFTHFLPDSSGTASTLYQSGRNSMLRDRNSAMPIMRQMHVDKKERTMASQGDRDLSVDRPDPDHDRSLMRMEKDQRRRGEKDRREDRDRRERERDDREFEHDGNRDFNMQRFPHKRKTPRRVEDSAEQLHQGGEGDENFGVRPLSSSYDDKNSLKNMYGQEFAFCEKVKEKLRNPDDYQEFLKCLHIYSKEIITRAELQCLVSDLLGKYPDLMDGFNDFLARCEKNDALLAGVMSKKSLWNDGLLTRSVKIEDREKDRDRERDDGVKDRDRENRERDRLENRERDRLDKSSAFSNKDVGGHKVSLFPSKDKYMSKPINELDLSNCERCTPSYRLLPKNYPIPSASHRTELGGEVLNDHWVSVTSGSEDYSFKHMRKNQYEESLFRCEDDRFELDMLLESVNVTTKRVEELLEKINNNTLKTDGSIRIEEHFTALNLRCIERLYGDHGLDVMDVLKKNAPLALPVILTRLKQKQEEWARCRSDFNKVWAEIYSKNYHKSLDHRSFYFKQQDTKSLSTKALLAEIKEISERKRKEDDVLLAIAAGNRRPIIPNLEFEYPDPDIHEDLYQLIKYSCGEVCTTEQLDKVMKIWTTFLEPMLGVPSRPQGAEDTEDVVKAKNHAVKSGAATVGESDLSPGGGATATNPKQSNPSRNGDESIPPEQSSSCRAWPVNGDNGVKEDSPHDAEHIAHKSDHFCNTSQHGKVQINASMADELSGVGKQDNSNERLVNSNALLATGMEQSNARPNIENISGLSATPSRPSNVAVEGGVELPSSEGGDSTRPIISTNGVMSDGGKVHRYQEESVGHFKVEREEGELSPNGDFEEDNFAVYRDAGLEAVHKAKDSAINRQYPTRHGEEDICCGEAGGENDADADDEGEESAQRSSEDTENASENGDVSGSESADGEECSREEHEEDGDHDEHDNKAESEGEAEGMADAHDVEGDGTSLPYSERFLLTVKPLAKHVPSALHEKGKDSQVFYGNDSFYVLFRLHQTLYERIQSAKVNSSSAERKWRASNDSSPTDLYARFMNALYNLLDGSSDNTKFEDDCRAIIGTQSYVLFTLDKLIYKLVKQLQTVATDEMENKLLQLYAYEKSRKLGRFVDIVYHENARVLLHDENIYRIECSSTPTHLSIQLMDYGHDKPEVTAVSMDPNFSAYLHNEFLSVVPEKKEKSGIFLKRNVRKYANGDEFSVACQAMEGVQVVNGLECKIACNSSKVSYVLDTEDFLFRVKRKRTTYSSCHDQEKFSRSCSSSRVQRFHRLLSS; encoded by the exons ATGAAGAGGTCTAGGGACGACGTTTACATGGCCTCTCAACTCAAGCGGCCCGTGGTGTCTTCTCGAGGAGAATC GTCTGGGCAACCCCAAATGATGGGAGCAGGAAATACTCAGAAACTAACAACAAATGATGCCCTAGCGTATCTCAAGGCAGTGAAGGATATATTTCAAGACAAAAGGGACAAATACGATGATTTTCTTGAAGTAATGAAAGATTTCAAGGCTCAGAG AATTGACACTACGGGTGTGATAGCACGAGTAAAGGAATTATTTAAAGGGCATCGAGACCTAATTTTGGGTTTCAATACCTTCTTGCCAAAGGGGTATGAGATCACCCTTCCACTTGATGATGAGCAACCTACACCAAAGAAGCCTGTGGAATTTGAAGAGGCTATCAGTTTTGTGAACAAGATAAAG ACACGATTTCAAGGTGATGATCATGTTTACAAGTCATTCTTGGACATTTTGAATATGTACAGAAAGGAAAACAAGTCCATCACTGAGGTCTATCAGGAG GTCGCTGCACTTTTCCAAGACCACCCAGACCTGCTTGAGGAGTTCACGCATTTTCTGCCTGATTCTTCAGGAACAGCTTCCACTCTTTATCAATCTGGTAGGAATTCTATGCTCCGGGATAGAAACTCTGCCATGCCCATAATGCGGCAAATGCACGTTGACAAg AAAGAAAGGACAATGGCTTCACAAGGTGACCGTGACCTCAGTGTTGACCGCCCTGATCCAGACCATGATAGATCTTTGATGAGAATGGAGAAGGATCAACGGAGGCGTGGTGAAAAGGATAGACGAGAAGACAGAGACAGGAGAGAACGGGAAAGAGATGATAGAGAATTTGAGCATGATGGCAATAGGGACTTCAACATGCAGCGATTTCCCCACAAGCGAAAAACTCCTCGTAGGGTAGAAGACTCTGCCGAACAATTGCATCAAGGTGGGGAAGGTGATGAGAACTTTGGAGTGCGTCCTCTTTCATCCTCCTATGATGATAAAAATTCCTTGAAAA ATATGTATGGTCAAGAGTTTGCTTTCTGCGAGAAAGTGAAGGAGAAGTTACGAAACCCTGATGATTACCAGGAATTTTTGAAGTGCCTTCATATTTATAGCAAGGAAATAATTACACGAGCAGAATTACAATGTTTG GTGTCTGATTTACTTGGAAAATATCCGGACCTTATGGATGGATTTAACGATTTTTTGGCACGTTGTGAGAAGAATG ATGCACTCCTTGCTGGTGTCATGAGTAAAA AATCCTTGTGGAATGATGGACTTTTAACCAGATCAGTAAAGATAGAGGACAGGGAAAAAGATCGAGATCGTGAAAGGGATGATGGGGTTAAAGATAGAGACCGTGAAAACCGAGAAAGGGATAGACTTGAAAACCGGGAAAGGGATAGACTTGATAAAAGTTCTGCCTTTAGCAATAAAGATGTTGGGGGTCATAAGGTGTCATTATTTCCCAGCAAGGATAAGTACATGTCAAAACCTATTAATGAACTTGACTTATCTAATTGTGAGCGCTGCACTCCCAGTTACCGTCTGCTGCCAAAGAAT TATCCAATTCCTTCAGCTAGCCATAGGACAGAGCTTGGTGGTGAAGTATTGAACGATCATTGGGTATCTGTTACTTCAGGAAGTGAGGACTACTCTTTTAAACACATGCGCAAAAACCAGTATGAAGAAAGCTTGTTCCGATGTGAAGATGACAG GTTCGAACTGGACATGTTGTTAGAGTCTGTGAATGTTACAACCAAGCGTGTAGAAGAACTATTGGAAAAGATCAACAATAATACATTGAAAACAGATGGTTCAATTCGTATCGAGGAACACTTCACAG CACTGAATCTCAGGTGCATTGAACGTTTATATGGTGACCATGGGCTTGATGTGATGGATGTGTTGAAGAAGAATGCTCCTCTTGCTTTGCCAGTTATATTAACGCGCTTGAAGCAGAAACAAGAGGAGTGGGCTAGGTGTCGTTCTGATTTTAATAAAGTCTGGGCTGAAATTTATTCTAAGAACTATCACAAATCACTTGACCATCGTAGCTTCTATTTCAAGCAACAGGACACAAAGAGCTTGAGCACGAAAG CCTTATTGGCAGAGATCAAAGAAATTAGTGAGAGGAAGCGCAAGGAAGATGATGTGCTACTTGCTATTGCTGCTGGAAATAGACGACCAATCATTCCAAATTTGGAATTCGAGTACCCTGATCCAGATATTCATGAAGATCTATATCAGCTCATTAAGTATTCCTGTGGGGAAGTTTGTACAACTGAACAGTTGGATAAAGTTATGAAGATTTGGACAACATTTCTGGAACCCATGCTTGGTGTTCCTTCTCGGCCTCAGGGTGCGGAGGATACTGAAGATGTTGTTAAGGCAAAGAATCATGCTGTTAAAAGTGGTGCCGCAACCGTTGGGGAGAGTGATCTCAGTCCTGGTGGTGGTGCTACTGCTACGAATCCCAAACAGTCAAATCCTTCCAGAAATGGAGATGAAAGTATTCCACCTGAACAATCAAGTTCTTGCAGGGCTTGGCCAGTCAATGGGGATAATGGGGTTAAAGAAGATAGTCCTCATGATGCAGAACATATTGCACATAAAAGTGATCATTTTTGCAATACCTCTCAACATGGTAAAGTACAGATCAATGCATCTATGGCTGACGAACTATCTGGAGTCGGCAAGCAAGATAATTCCAATGAACGGTTAGTCAATTCAAATGCATTGCTTGCCACTGGAATGGAGCAAAGTAATGCAAGACCTAACATAGAGAACATATCAG GGCTTAGTGCTACTCCATCCAGACCTAGCAATGTTGCTGTTGAGGGTGGGGTCGAGTTACCTTCATCTGAG GGTGGCGATTCTACAAGACCAATTATATCCACAAATGGGGTGATGTCAGATGGTGGCAAAGTTCACAGATACCAAGAAGAATCTGTTGGACACTTCAAAGTTGAAAGAGAAGAGGGTGAATTATCTCCAAATGGAGATTTTGAGGAGGATAATTTTGCAGTTTATAGAGATGCTGGTTTGGAGGCCGTGCATAAAGCAAAGGATAGTGCCATAAACAGGCAATATCCAACCAGACACGGAGAAGAAGATATATGTTGTGGGGAGGCAGGAGGAGAAAACGATGCTGATGCTGATGACGAAGGGGAGGAAAGCGCTCAGAGGTCTTCAGAGGACACTGAGAATGCTTCTGAGAATGGGGATGTATCGGGAAGTGAGTCTGCTGATGGTGAAGAGTGTTCTCGTGAAGAGCATGAGGAAGATGGAGACCATGATGAGCATGATAATAAGGCTGAGAGTGAAGGTGAAGCTGAGGGGATGGCTGATGCGCATGATGTTGAAGGAGATGGGACATCACTACCATATTCAGAACGTTTTCTACTTACTGTGAAGCCTCTTGCAAAGCATGTCCCTTCAGCATTACATGAGAAAGGAAAGGATTCTCAGGTTTTTTATGGAAATGACTCCTTCTATGTGCTTTTTAGGCTTCACCAA ACATTGTATGAGAGAATCCAATCAGCAAAGGTTAATTCTTCATCTGCTGAAAGGAAATGGAGGGCTTCAAATGATTCAAGCCCTACTGATCTTTATGCCAg ATTCATGAATGCACTTTACAATCTGCTTGATGGTTCTTCTGACAATACAAAATTTGAGGATGATTGCCGAGCAATTATTGGAACTCAATCGTATGTTTTATTCACATTGGACAAGCTGATATATAAACTGGTTAAACAA CTTCAAACAGTTGCCACTGATGAGATGGAGAACAAGCTTCTCCAACTATATGCGtatgaaaaatcaagaaaacttGGGCGATTTGTTGATATAGTGTATCATGAAAATGCACGTGTTCTTCTTCATGATGAGAACATATATCGCATTGAATGT TCATCTACACCAACCCATTTGTCTATTCAGCTCATGGACTATGGGCATGATAAGCCCGAAGTGACTGCTGTTTCCATGGACCCTAATTTCTCAGCATATCTACACAATGAGTTCCTCTCAGTTGTTCctgaaaaaaaagagaagtctGGGATCTTCTTGAAGAG GAATGTTCGCAAATATGCCAATGGCGATGAATTTTCTGTTGCATGCCAGGCAATGGAAGGAGTGCAAGTTGTAAATGGATTAGAGTGTAAGATAGC